A portion of the Bradysia coprophila strain Holo2 unplaced genomic scaffold, BU_Bcop_v1 contig_297, whole genome shotgun sequence genome contains these proteins:
- the LOC119078597 gene encoding protein-glucosylgalactosylhydroxylysine glucosidase-like — protein sequence MNRKALQSLTILISLTTLINGDNYVFESNVLDDPNRVPTLSNGHIGFVAYNDAVHLNGVYNGQTGESHRARIPNYGRVQFDLCGLYAPEDLCTYSLDMRQGVFRTTSVYEGYTVELVTYAHRYYDKALVNHVTIRRSVPGSTGTYTVSLQNLPGAASVDFDIISDGVRTIDEVVTRVVQLRTVVKEHDSYQPNLRDVFVYSQNVDQLIQLASAEDERTFTYITCFGSDKGSLADIEQEYRSVLPIRDTILSSHIAEWEKFWTSSGISVEGNDELDKSIHASLFFLSSALPSLNTSGLYQKPFYGLAPSGLGRGGVVLSEYQGHSFWDTEIWMLPPVLLLEPEWSKATLNYRFQGRIAAADIAKSHDYEGWRFPWEGGYTGCETTPDCCPQNPFYQQHITAGVAYAYRNQFFATHDEEWMKSEGCEMAYRTAEYWASRVVYNSTDKLYEIIGVMGPDEDIWNVTNNPYTNVIAAYNLFFGEYAACYCHQFFPNLYNESNGWDKIARGIRLLYDAELDYTPQHETFDPDEDTVIKQADTVLIGYPLMYQLATSTLRNNLYKYGNMTREDGPGMTWAMHAIGHIDIGEVPSDEMFYRSYDPYIRRPFYTWQEVVEPFVGVGNFITGAGGFLQLILNGYGGIRLYSDHMAISHTLLPPSTTKLTINGFKYLKGEFSLEQTDTSLRLTVKRFGNVLIRIDGQPPASQTQTIYDLSKTQTIEFWPSSSDIFAKCTMAPNIINIPTDFVEPTPEPPTTQPPTTTEPPTERPTSEPSKSSSTFKISSFLIAANICVLYFFLR from the exons ATGAACCGGAAAGCACTACAATCTCTTACAATATTAATTAGCCTAACGACTCTAATTAACGGCGACAACTATGTGTTCGAATCGAATGTGTTAGACGATCCAAACAGAGTGCCGACTCTGTCAAATGGTCACATCGGATTCGTTGCATACAACGATGCGGTTCACTTGAATGGAGTGTATAACGGTCAGACCGGTGAAAGCCATCGAGCTCGTATACCGAACTATGGACGTGTTCAGTTTGATTTGTGTGGACTTTATGCACCGGAAGATTTGTGTACATATTCCTTGGATATGAGGCAGGGAGTGTTTCGCACGACATCCGTGTATGAAGGCTATACGGTAGAATTGGTGACATATGCTCATCGATACTATGATAAAGCACTCGTAAACCATGTTACGATTAGGAGGTCCGTGCCGGGAAGTACAG GTACCTACACCGTCAGTCTGCAAAATTTACCGGGAGCTGCAAGTGTTGACTTTGATATTATATCAGATGGTGTTCGCACCATTGATGAAGTAGTCACAAGAGTAGTACAATTAAGAACTGTCGTAAAGGAGCATGACTCATACCAGCCGAATTTACGTGACGTTTTCGTCTACTCCCAAAACGTTGACCAATTAATACAATTAGCTAGCGCAGAAGATGAACGAACATTTACGTATATTACATGCTTTGGAAGCGATAAAGGATCCTTGGCAGATATCGAACAAGAATACCGATCAGTATTACCGATCAGAGACACCATTCTATCGTCTCACATTGCCGAATGGGAAAAGTTTTGGACGTCGAGTGGCATCTCGGTTGAGGGCAACGATGAATTGGACAAATCCATTCATGCCAGTTTGTTCTTCTTAAGTTCAGCTCTGCCGTCGCTAAATACTTCAGGATTGTACCAGAAACCGTTTTACGGATTGGCACCCAGTGGTCTTGGCAGAGGTGGTGTAGTTCTGTCCGAATATCAAGGACATTCGTTTTGGGACACCGAGATTTGGATGTTACCACCGGTTCTGTTGCTAGAGCCCGAATGGAGTAAAGCTACTCTGAACTATCGGTTTCAAGGTCGAATCGCTGCGGCTGACATTGCCAAAAGTCATGATTACGAAGGTTGGAG ATTCCCATGGGAAGGTGGATACACTGGTTGCGAAACCACACCCGATTGCTGTCCGCAAAATCCATTTTACCAGCAACATATCACCGCTGGTGTAGCCTATGCAtatcgaaatcaattttttgccACCCACGACGAAGAATGGATGAAATCGGAAGGATGTGAAATGGCATACCGAACAGCTGAGTATTGGGCCAGTCGTGTCGTATACAATTCAACCGATAAATTATATGAAATAATTG GGGTCATGGGACCGGATGAAGATATTTGGAATGTTACAAATAATCCGTACACAAATGTAATTGCCGCCTATAATTTGTTCTTCGGAGA ATACGCTGCCTGCTACTGCCATCAGTTCTTCCCCAATTTATACAACGAATCGAACGGTTGGGATAAAATAGCAAGAGGAATACGTTTGCTGTACGACGCAGAACTTGATTACACTCCGCAACACGAAACATTCGATCCGGACGAAGACACTGTCATCAAACAGGCCGATACCGTTTTGATCGGTTATCCTTTAATGTATCAGTTAGCTACCAGCACATTGCGGAACAATCTTTACAAATACGGTAATATGACCCGCGAAGATGGTCCCGGAATGACATGGGCAATGCATGCTATCGGACACATTGACATCGGAGAGGTGCCCAGTGACGAAATGTTTTACAGAAGCTATGATCCGTATATTCGACGACCGTTTTATACATGGCAAGAGGTTGTTGAACCGTTTGTGGGTGTCGGTAATTTCATTACTGGTGCTGGTGGTTTTCTTCAGTTGATATTGAATGGATATGGTGGCATTCGATTGTACAGTGATCATATGGCAATTAGTCATACTTTACTACCGCCTAGTACAACCAAACTGACTATTAATG GTTTCAAATATCTGAAAGGGGAATTCTCTTTGGAACAAACTGACACATCACTTAGACTGACGGTGAAACGTTTTGGTAATGTGCTCATCCGAATCGACGGTCAACCGCCAGCTTCTCAAACTCAAACCATTT ATGACCTGTCGAAAACGCAAACCATTGAATTTTGGCCGAGCTCATCGGACATTTTTGCCAAGTGCACTATGGCTCCGAATATCATTAACATACCAACCGATTTCGTTGAGCCGACACCAGAACCGCCTACTACACAGccaccaacaacaacagaacCGCCAACAGAGCGACCGACTAGTGAACCATCAAAAAGTAGTTCGACATTTAAAATATCATCATTTTTAATAGCAGCCAACATTTGTGTACTCTACTTCTTCTTACGTTAA